The Oryza glaberrima chromosome 9, OglaRS2, whole genome shotgun sequence genome includes a window with the following:
- the LOC127784322 gene encoding deoxyhypusine synthase-like, with the protein MAWEGGSGGSGGGGARDMDALQGVRSIVLKPSESLDEGRFTRIAGADFNDAGLGLSGMLASLATTGFQASNLGDAVDVVNQMLEWRLSHEKPREDCDEPELDPTYRESVKCKIFLGFTSNLVSSGIRDVVRFLVQHHMVDVIVTTAGGIEEDLIKCLAPTYRGDFSLPGTLLRSKGLNRIGNLLVPNDNYCKFENWIMPIFYQMLQEQSRENVWTPSKVIGRLGKEINDESSYLYWAYKNNIPVYCPALTDGSLGDMLFCHAVRNPGLIIDIVQDIRLMNGEAIHATPRKTGIIVLGGGLPKHHICNANMFRNGADFVVYINTAQEFDGSDSGAQPDEAVSWGKIKGSAKPVKVHCDATIAFPLLVAATFARKLHDTKQTY; encoded by the exons ATGGCCTGggaaggaggcagcggcggctcgggaggaggaggagcgcgcgaCATGGACGCGCTGCAGGGCGTGCGCTCGATCGTGCTGAAGCCCTCGGAGTCCCTCGACGAGGGGCGGTTCACGAGGATCGCCGGCGCCGACTTCAACGACGCCGGACTCGGGCTCTCCGGGATGCTCGCGTCGCTCGCCACCACTGGATTCCAGGCCTCTAACCTCGGCGACGCCGTTGACGTCGTCAACCAGATG TTAGAATGGAGGCTGTCCCATGAGAAGCCACGTGAGGACTGTGATGAACCTGAGCTTGACCCTACATATAGAGAATCTGTGAAGTGCAAAATATTCCTGGGATTCACCTCAAACCTTGTCTCTTCTGGCATTCGGGATGTTGTCCGTTTTCTAGTTCAGCATCACATG GTTGATGTTATTGTTACGACTGCTGGTGGTATAGAGGAGGATCTCATCAAATGTCTTGCTCCTACTTACAGAGGGGATTTTTCTTTACCTGGAACGCTGCTGCGGTCAAAGGGATTGAATCGGATTGGAAATCTATTGGTTCCTAATGATAACTACTGCAAGTTTGAGAACTGGATCATGCCAATTTTTTACCAGATGTTACAAGAGCAATCCAGGGAG AATGTTTGGACACCATCGAAGGTCATTGGCCGTCTTGGCAAAGAAATAAACGATGAAAGTTCCTACCTTTATTGGGCATATAAG AACAATATTCCTGTATACTGCCCAGCATTGACTGATGGATCACTTGGAGACATGCTATTCTGTCATGCAGTTCGCAATCCTGGCCTAATTATTGACATTGTACAAG ATATAAGATTGATGAATGGGGAAGCCATTCATGCAACCCCAAGGAAGACCGGGATTATAGTTCTTGGTGGAGGTCTACCGAAGCATCATATATGCAACGCCAATATGTTTCGCAATGGTGCAGATTTTGTAGTCTATATCAACACAGCTCAAGAATTTGATGGCAGTGATTCTGGAGCACAGCCTGATGAAGCAGTTTCATGGGGAAAGATAAAGGGTTCAGCCAAACCTGTCAAG GTGCACTGTGATGCTACGATCGCTTTCCCGTTACTCGTGGCTGCAACATTCGCACGCAAGCTGCATGATACGAAACAAACCTACTAA